The following proteins come from a genomic window of Daphnia carinata strain CSIRO-1 chromosome 6, CSIRO_AGI_Dcar_HiC_V3, whole genome shotgun sequence:
- the LOC130702604 gene encoding DNA-binding protein inhibitor ID-2-like translates to MVKAHRHAISSSTSTSSTAAVQQTDPLRGVMATKEQVEIQMYLSKLKELVPHMPKNRKVSKLEVIQHVIDYICDLQSELEQNHPASLNRNRRKQARRATTDASSAASILMQHRQPLGLLASIPNKSIEVNNTTGENKNISDVIVPC, encoded by the exons atggtgaaagcTCATCGTCACGCGATTTCATCGTCCACATCAACGTCATCGACTGCGGCTGTGCAGCAAACGGATCCGCTGCGCGGCGTGATGGCGACCAAAGAGCAAGTGGAGATCCAGATGTACCTGTCGAAATTGAAGGAACTGGTGCCGCACATGCCCAAGAACCGCAAAGTCTCCAAGTTGGAAGTGATCCAGCACGTCATCGACTACATTTGCGACTTGCAGAGCGAGCTGGAACAGAACCATCCGGCCAGCCTCAACCGCAATCGGAGGAAACAGGCGAGACGGGCCACCACAGACGCTTCGTCGGCCGCCTCCATTTTGATGCAACATCGGCAACCTCTCGGTCTCCTCGCCTCCATTCCCAACAAATCGATCGAG GTGAATAACACGACGGGAGAGAACAAGAACATCAGTGACGTCATCGTTCCTTGTTag